One window of the Anas acuta chromosome 12, bAnaAcu1.1, whole genome shotgun sequence genome contains the following:
- the RAB11A gene encoding ras-related protein Rab-11A: MGTRDDEYDYLFKVVLIGDSGVGKSNLLSRFTRNEFNLESKSTIGVEFATRSIQVDGKTIKAQIWDTAGQERYRAITSAYYRGAVGALLVYDIAKHLTYENVERWLKELRDHADSNIVIMLVGNKSDLRHLRAVPTDEARAFAEKNGLSFIETSALDSTNVEAAFQTILTEIYRIVSQKQMSDRRENDMSPSNNVVPIHVPPTTENKPKMQCCQNI; the protein is encoded by the exons ATGGGCACCCGCGACGACGAGTACGATTACCTCTTCAAAG TTGTGCTCATTGGAGACTCTGGAGTAGGCAAGAGTAACCTCCTGTCTCGATTCACTCGCAATGAGTTTAACTTGGAGAGCAAAAGCACCATTGGAGTAGAGTTTGCAACAAGAAGCATTCAAGTTGATGGGAAGACGATCAAGGCTCAGATATGGgacacagcagggcaggagcgaTACCGCGCTATAACATCCGC GTACTATCGAGGTGCTGTAGGGGCCTTACTGGTGTACGACATCGCGAAGCACCTCACCTACGAGAACGTGGAGCGAtggctgaaggagctgagaGACCACGCTGACAGCAATATTGTGATCATGCTGGTGGGAAACAAGAGTGACTTGCGCCACCTGAGAGCAGTCCCTACAGATGAAGCCAGAGCTTTTGCAG AGAAGAATGGTTTGTCATTTATCGAGACATCTGCTTTAGACTCTACAAATGTGGAAGCAGCTTTCCAGACTATTCTGACAG AGATCTATCGTATTGTTTCCCAGAAGCAAATGTCCGACAGACGTGAAAATGATATGTCTCCAAGCAACAATGTGGTTCCCATTCATGTCCCTCCAaccactgaaaacaaaccaaagatgCAGTGCTGTCAGAATATATAA